In Alteromonas sp. RKMC-009, the genomic stretch CCGGGGTATCGCATTCACACCTTTATTCATAGCAGCACACAGCAGCGACACCCATCTGTTCGTGACCGGTGAAGCAGCAAGCACAGAATTGCAGGCTATGGCGGAAGGCGGTGATATCTCAGGGCTGGAAACAGTGGCGGCCGGAGCGTCTGCTGATATGGTCAGTAATCCCGCTGGCGGATTACTTATGCCGGCAATGACCACATCTGCCATGCTGACCACCACTGACGGCAATACCCAACTGAGTCTGGTAGCCATGTTGTTGCCCACCAATGATGGCTTTGTTGGTTTAGACAGTTGGACCATACCGGAAACTCCCGGCACCTACATGATTTACCTGAATGCCTATGATGCCGGTACCGAGGCCAATGATGAAGTTCGCGGTAGCGGCGTACCCGGTGAAGCAGGTATGCCGGTTCCTCCTCCTCTGGAAGCGTTAGTCGGCACGGACGGCACCGGGGTGAATGCCACTATCACCAATGCGACCGTTCATATCCATCCCGGCAATCTGGGAGACGATATGCTAAGCGGTGGCATGAGTGATGTTCAAAACACGGTACAGCGCTGGCTCAATCCCGTAGCCAGAGTGGTTGTGACGGTAAGTGAATAGGAGTGGATATGATGAATCAACGGATAATACGCTTAAGCGCACTGACCGTCGCTTTATTCACCCTGGCGGCGTGTTCAGATGACGATGATGAAACCGTCGTTGAACCACCGGCACCAGAAATGCGCACTTATGAAATAACCGTAACCAATCTGACCGCTGCACAACTATTCTC encodes the following:
- a CDS encoding spondin domain-containing protein, translated to MATLPAFTLSAAEVEISVENLTRGIAFTPLFIAAHSSDTHLFVTGEAASTELQAMAEGGDISGLETVAAGASADMVSNPAGGLLMPAMTTSAMLTTTDGNTQLSLVAMLLPTNDGFVGLDSWTIPETPGTYMIYLNAYDAGTEANDEVRGSGVPGEAGMPVPPPLEALVGTDGTGVNATITNATVHIHPGNLGDDMLSGGMSDVQNTVQRWLNPVARVVVTVSE